The DNA segment GTAAGGACAgacttgaagaataaaaatgatgttgAGGGCACCAATCTGTGAGGGAGGTTAGGaatcccttccctcccccaaacCAAAATTAATGGACAGTCTTCTTCATAGCTTCTTCATTACATTCAAGCTGAGTTATTCACTCTCCTACGTTATTACTTGCTATATAGCCAAGAGAATATCTGTTATTTCCTGGTGATTACCAGTGCAGGAGAACAGTGGATCTTACTGTACTTGTGGCTGGCTATGCAGGGTTCAAAAGACCAGTGTCTTTTTGAGGGGAAGTGACCtctaatttgtaaaatttttctccatcttttaaaTTCTTGAACTTATTTTGGAATCATCTCATGATCCTTGTGTGCCTCTTTGTGAAACCCTATTTAACAATTTCAGGGGAGACAAAGCCTTGAAACTTTCTTTTCACTAACCCAAGACTCTAAAAATGGACAGGCTGACCTCAGTGTTTCCAAATTCAGAATTTTGATAAGGGTAGGTTTGGAGAAAGATGGGTGCCCTGTGTCTCTTCTATAAAGCCTCCTTCAGGCTTGTCCTATTCAATGAATATCCAGCACTAGGTGCAGCTCCATCACCCTCTTGTGTGTTTACATGTCTTTTCCTATGATAAGAGGGTTTTATTGGTGGCACCGCTACTGTTGTGTTTATTGAATAGTGCAATATCTTTGACATCTTTGGATAtttcaggaaggaaggaggttcAAGGGGCTGTGCTTTCCAAGTTATGTTTTATAGAAGTGTTTAATTTCTTGCAGCTCCACCTCACTGCTGCATTTGAAGCACAGCATTAATTTGTGTTCACCCCTTTATTTGATGTAATTTGAAGAGTTGTGTTTTTAACCTGGTCTGTAGAACAGAGGTTGAAAGCATTTGACTCTCACTCAGTATCCACATTGCCTTGCTGCCTGGGTATCTGACTGCtttccataaacatttatttttcaatccatCTAACTCTTCAATAGAAAGCTGCTATTACATATATTGTCATTTATGAAGGAAGTCGGAGAGTCACAGCTTTACTTGTGACAGGTTTTGTCTTAGACTTTGATACCCACCAGCCAGGGTATCTTACAAGCAAGTTGCTCTCCCAGgactttcctttccctctgcccTGCCATTCCTTTTACAATGCTGTGAAGACAGTTTGCCTCCTCAGATGAGTGGGCACTATCTATTTTGTTTGTTAGTGAATAATTTTGAGAATTAGATGGGAGGATATAATTTCTTCCCCTAGCACCTATTTGGATATGTACATTCTGACTAAAGGGAGATCCTTAGTTTAGttcaaaatatattgtttctcctgaatttcattctttactttttctaaCTTTGGGTCCATGTTTTTCATTGCCGTCCCTTCCAGGCAGCTCTATTCTTCCAGAGCCATggcagaacattttaaaattccagtagaaaacaccaaaaagaaaGTCTGTAGAATCACTAGTAACTAACTATTGGGAACCTATTTTCTCAATCTTCCTCCATGTTGTGCTCTTTGTATTCTCGAGATgataatatattatgtatttgaattgctgaaaaattgaaaatgaagtttaagatatatgtatataaagcgTATGCTGTATTGGTGCAATAATggtaattaaaaatatggaaaaataaaaaaaaacttttataataCCCATTTCTCCTGGCTGTATGTGTATGTTTACCTGCCTGTGTATGTGTTCACTAGGGTGCAagtcttttttttggtactggacattgaaccaagggacacttaacaactgagccacaccccttgccctttcctttttttattttgagacagggtcttgccaagttgcttagggcttagggcttagggcttcactaaattggcAAGGCTGGCTGGCCttcaacttttgatcctcctgcctcagcctcccaaactgctggcaTTATGGACATGTACCATCTCTGGGCTAGCTCACCCACCTGGGTGCAAATTTCTTTAAGGCAGAGGTTGAGTCTTTTCAGTTGtttatccccaaccctttccctCTGCCTAGCACTTAGCAGACCACACTAGCTCCAGGCATCCCTCAGAGCTACATCAGATCTCACCTACCTCTGGGAACTAGGCACCTGAACCCTCTGGGGCTGTGCTGTCCCCTCATACCTTCAGCTACCGTTTTGACACCCCACCACCAGTGTGCCTTCCAGCTGGACCTTAGAACCCCTTTTTGGAAGCGGAGCCAGGAAGCCTGCGCTGGCCTGCCCCATGCTGCAGCATGCTCTAGGTGTCTTGTGGAGCTGCTGTCTGTCTCTGCCTTGGTTTACCTCGTTAAGACAGCTTTCCCAACAGGATCTCAAGGTCAATTCAGTTTCTAGCACAGGATGGCTTCTGCCCATGCATGTGTCTGATCTCCCATAGGGATGCCATCTTCCTGGAAGATTATCTTATATCCAAGTTCTCCTCAGGACCAAAGACAAGGGCATCTTCTTCCACTTCTTTGTGTACACATCTCCCAGATGATAGCTTCCTGCATGTTTGGCCTGAGGGACACACGTGACTCTGGTTCATTTGCAGAAGGGGCAGAACATAAGGCCCTTGGGGAAGGTGGGCATTGCCTGGGTCTCCATGGGGCTTTCAGGAGCAGGGGTAGTTCTGTCTGGGAGCCTGTATCCCTGAAGGGACCATCAGCTCATCCACTGATTCTCCCTAGTGTTAAGACTGGGATGGGTTcagcagagaaagaagaggggCTAGTGGCTCAGACAGTATGGAAGGAACAGAGCTGGTGGCCAGCTGGAGTGTCCTGTGGACTACACTGGTGTCACAGTGTCTGTACTCTCTATATTGTCCTGTGCATTTCCATCCTGAAGTTGCCTGGGGGGAAGGCCAAGCTCTCTGTTATGCTAAGTGGTTTGAGTGAGGGAGAGCGCTGGGGTTAAGGGCTCAGGTGCTGGAGGAGGCACTCTATTCCCAGGGGCCAGTGTGATGATGGTGATTGGAGTTAGAAGGATGGAGTTAATGGGTGGGGGTGAGAAGTCTGAGTCTGTCTGGAAAGGCTGCTGGCCCCTGGCTGCTCCGCACTGCCAGCTCTCCTCAAGCTCTCTGCAGAATGAGGGGCATCTGTAAGAAAGCTTGCATGGGTGGCCCTGGAACACGCTCACTTCCCCCAAGGCTCTCAGCCTCTCCCACCAGAGCCTGGAAGAAGTTTTACAGACTTGCCTAATCTTTGGCAGGGGTACAGGGTCAAACACATGAACACCCTGTCAATAACTAGGGACCTGTTTTAGAAGCAGAGATATTTTCTCCCGAGGCGCTGCagggatgggtgtgtgtgtgggttcaCTGCTGTGACAGGGACAGTCCGCAGCCATAGGCTGGAAGACTTCACTCTTAAGGCTCCAGGCAACGTCAGAAACCAGGGGGTTATAGCCGGAGGGAGCCATCCTGCACATCCTCTCCAGCAAGAGTAGGAGGATGGCGCTGCAGTGGTGGCAACACTGGCTGCTTCCGGGTGCGGGGACGTCGCTGCAGTGATGGGGGAGACTCGCTTGGAGTGAGTGGTCACTGAAGTGACCACAACTGCTAAAGGTACCCTGCAGAAATGGGGGAGGTTTTCTGCAGTAATTAAGGAGCACTCTGTAGAGGACAGGGGCTGGCTTCTTGGAGGAACAATCCTACTGTGGTGGGGAGCTGGGGTTCGCTGCAGTGAGAAGGGAGGGTCACTGCAGTGACGGGAAGCCTACCCAGGGCGGGGAGTAGGTGGGATGGCTGGTGTCGCTACATTGTTGGGGGTCGCAGACTGAGCGGCTCTGCGCGCTCAAAGGATGCCTCGCCTCGCCAAGGATTGAAGGGGTGGGGCCTCAGAGGCCTGGGTCCCGCACTGATGCGGGCTGTGCGGCGGCCCGAACGCGGTCCCCGCACTGCGGTGCACTGCCGGGCTCCAGCCGCCGGGGCTGGAGCCGAGGCGCTACCGCGCCCGCAGGAGGGGGAGCGCGGCCAGTCGCAGCGGCGGGCGGGGCGGAGGCGGGCGGCAGGGGTGGCCTCTGGGAGCGGGGGCGGGACCACCACCAGCACTGCCCGCGCCCCTGCCAGGATCACAGCGACCGCCGCGGGAGTCCCGAGCCGGGTCTCTGCAGGTGTCGGGACTCGGTGCGAACCTGAACTCAGGCTGCACAACGCAGAAGCTGCACAACCCATCCTTGTCGGGTCGCTACGCCCAGAACTCCGCGGAGGAGCCAGGGTGAGATTGGGGCTGCCCGCAGGGAGGGGGCCGATCTCAAGTCTCAGCCCGTGGCATCCTCTGTGGACACCGCGGCGACTGCAGCAGCTCCCCACTCCCAGATCACTCTgccagggtggggaggggtgcaCTGGATGGATCGCACAGACTCTCCGACACCTTTCTTGGTTTGGCTTCCCAAAGACCCCTTCTTTTCGCTTCTCTGTCTCGTTCTTTCTACTCCAAACCCTCCACTCAGGTCTGCAGCCCTTTGCTGCAGTTAAGAACCTGGAGAGATAAAGACTGCAGTCTATTCGactccccatcccaccccctcctctcctgtccctTGCTGGGCTGGGGGCACCTGGGAGGAAGCTGGCCCTTTAAACCTTTGATCCCCACCCAGAGCATCTTCCATCTCTCCACCCGCGCCACTTCCGACAGCTGGCAGCTACGGGGAGCCCCCGGGGGCCGACAGGTACGGGGGTGGCGGTGAGGCCCAGAGCGGGTGATGGAACAGCTGTGACaaccccctacccccacccccagaggAGCCGGCGGCGGGACTGTCGGGCGCCGGGAGCGCCGGTTAATCATTAACCCTCCGCTCCCCGGGACCCCGCGCTGCCCTGAGCTGCGCTCCGCCCCGGCTTCCCAGGTAACGGGCGAAGATGCCCGTGTCGCCATCCCCGCACCTCCCTTTCTTATCTTCCCCTGCCACCTGTCAGCCTGGGGAGAGTCCCGCAGCTCAGCTTTGCGCCCCTTGCAGGCATGCGTCCAGGGTCTGAGTTCAGCTCTTGAGACTGGCTTTCAGGAGCTCCGGGTGCGGCACCCGGGACTTGCGCTGCGCACCCGCTTCACGAAACCCTGCTCCCGCAGGGCCGACTTGTTGGCACCATGCCGGGCCTGTACTGCCCCTCCAGCTGGACGCCGCTACCCCTCACCGACTCCTGGGTCAGGGCCTGCGCCAACGgaccctgcctcagcctgcggGCTCGGCTCACCTACCGCAACCCGCAGCCGCAGCCGGTGGATGGTGAGGCCGGGTGCGGGCGCAGGAAGGTGGGAGCGGGTGCCGGGCGGGGTCCGACGCCGCCTTCTGCCCTCTCCTCCCGGCAGGCGTGTTCGTGTACCCGCTGGCTGAGGCCGAAGTGGTATCGGGCTTCGAGGCCGAGGCGGCCGGACGGCGCGTCTCTTTCCAGCTGCAGAGTCGGCGCCGCTCGCAGGCCGCTTGCTGCCGCGCGCTGGGCCCGGGGTTGGGGACCTCCACGCCCCGCCGCTGCGCGCAGGGTGAGTCCCGGGCGCCTGCAGCCCGAGCTCCTGAATGCCAGCCGAAGCTCAGGTTCCTGCTCTTGCTCagtctcccacccctcccccaccttgcTCCAGccactgggtttttttttttttttttttttggttggttggttggttggttggtttttcattcattgattcatccCTTTATCCAACAGTCGTGGACTGGGCTCCTGATCTACTCCAAGTACTCGGGGAATGTGGCCCAGACCTGGCCCGAGATTTTCTGCTATGGAGATAGATACAGCAAGCAGCACAAAGCTTATTGGGGCATCACCAGCCTTTACTACCCAGGTGGTGATAGGATCTCAGGGTGTGGCAAAAGAAGCAACCGGCCCGCAGCTGACACCCCCCCCCCCTCCCCGCAGCCTCTCTTCTTTTAGGTTACACACCTCCTCTGCCAGGGCGGTGTGAACCAGTCAGCTCCTGGATCAAGTGCAAATTATCTGCACAGTAGCCCAGGTCCTTAttcacctcattctgttcctCTAGCCCCCATCTTACACTAGGTACCACAAGCACTGGCCTTACCAACAAGTCATTTTACACCTCACTGTTctatcttcccatcttctaatgAGCACATTTGTACTTATCCTTAAAGATCCACTCAAATATCACTCCTTAGGAAACCTGCCCTTACTTCACAAATAATTAATTACACTCTTCCCTTGCTCCCTAGCCTTTGTACCACCTCATTATAGCACTTATTAGGGGGAGTAATTGTCACAGGTTTGCGTGTCTTATCTCCCCCTTTGAAGAATTATCTCCTGAGCTTAGGACTGTGTTTGGGCCATCTCCAAGTCCCAGTATGTCACATAGAACCTGGCCCAAAGGGCCCAGTCAGCACTGCCAGAGAAGATAGGAGTCCAGCTCTGGGCTAGGCTCTGTGGCTTgcacttcattctttcctttattcattcatatattcattcactcCTGCTCATGGGATTTACCATCTGGATAAGTAGAGAGACAGAATCCAGTGGTATTGAGAGTTGGCATAAGCCCTGCAGATAGTTAAAGGCAAGAGTGAGCTCTGGGCCCAGGCCCCAGGAATGTTCCAGAAAGGTGGAGCCAGCATTTGACTGAAAGAAGGGTAGGACTTGGTGGAGTGGAGAGTAGGGACAATGGTATAAACAAAGGTTTGTAAGTAGGTTACACTGGGTAATGGTGATACAATGACTCAGGTTTGTAGTGATTTACAGTTTGCACTGATATCACCTTATTTGAATCTGAGAGAGGTATGTAATGTGCATTGTTCCCATCCCCCTTTTATGCATAATGAAAATGGTAGCAATGGCCACTTACTTGTATGTTGGGTGCTTTGCATACATTATCTCATATATTCCTCACCACAATCTTCGAGAGACAGTTTTATGGATGAAAACACCAAGGCTCCTAAGATGGTTGTCAGAGAATACAATTAGAAGTCACAGAGCTGAGACTCAAAAGCCAATGCTGCGCTCTCTCTACTGTACTAGGCCTCAGCTCCTGAATGGAAGTCCGCTTCCTTcttaactttcttctttccttttcttccatctttttcttctctttattcagCAAGTATTTCTCAAAAAGATGCATATTTATTATTGTGGGGAAGTGAGGTAAAGTAGGGCTATAAAGGTGGACGGGGGAAGACTGTGTAGGTGGTATACACGTCCAGCAGCAGTGGTGACTACCCAACTCCACAGTCCTCAAATGAACCCGAGAtctaaataaaacatgcaaaTGCAGTTTATGTCCTATAGTCTGATTTCAAGCAGATTGCTGTCTTTAAGCTCCTCCCAGGTGGAAACAATCTGGAGCCATTCTAGTGGGCATTGAGGAGTCCCTGATGGTTCATGAGCAGAGATTTGTGGGTCCTAGACCTAAGGGAAGTGCTGGTCCACAAGGGAGAATCCTTTAGAAATCCTTTAGAAAGACAGTATCCAAAGGTTGAATGGGAAGGAACAGGCAGGACAAGAGAGGCAGATGGTATAGTTCCCCCAGAACCTTGAAAATGGATATGCCTCCTTCTCATCAGTCCTTTAGCAGTGAGGTCACTGCTCCCTTGCATGATGACAGCCAGATCCCTCCATTCCCAACCTGCCTTTGCTACCACTGTTCATCTCATGTGTTCATCCTGCATCACTAGCGCATTAACACAGTGTCCTGTCAACCATACAAAGTCCCCTCTGCCCAGACTCCTGGACTCATTATTTCCCACTCCCTCCTCTATCTTCCCCCATTTCCTCTGCTTCCAGCCCCCTCTGATTCCTTTTCTCACTCATCATAGGTCATCTTGTCTTGGATCTGGCCCAGGCCCGGTCCACGCTGGTGCTGCCCACGGGCCTTATCGCTGCGGCTGGCACCATGACAGTGACCCTGTGCAGCAGCCGGGAGCTACCCTCCAGGCCTGATGGGGTACTGCATGTGGCTCTGCCCACTGTGCTCACCCCACTGGCCCCACCAGGCCCACCAGGGCCCCCCAGGCCTCCGGGGCTCTGTGACGACAGGTTGGGCCTATGGTGATTCTCTTCGTCCCTCCCTCGGCTTCTCTGGGTCTAGTGCGGGTGAGGGGGCCTCAGCAGGATGCTCTGGGGGATGGACAGGGTGAAAAAGGGAGGGGGCAGTCAGCCAGAGGGGCTGGGGCCCTTCATGGTGGCCAAGTGACCCTCCTCATGCTCCCTTCCAGCCCCACCAGCTGCTTCGGGGCAGGCAGCCCTGAGGAGGAAGGGCTGGCCTGGGAGGAGCCACCTGCCCCTCCAGACGTGTTTTCAGGCCCTGCCCGCTGTCCTGCCCCATATACCTTCTCCTTCGAGATGCTTGTGACTGGGCCATGCCTGCTGGCAGGTGGGTGCATCTGGTCTGACCTGACCCATCCCTCCCACTATAGCAGACTAGGAAATAATTCAAGCCTTAGGAATGGGTGGAACAGGACCAGGTGAGGGCAGTGAGCCAGAGGGGCTGGGGCCCTAAGGTTCAGGAACCTAAGCCTTAGGAACCTTCAGTCTGATGGTAGGAGCATCCCCTGGCTACTTATACCCAACCTAGTTTTATCAATGTAGCTTATTTATACCCTATGCCCAACAATGGCAAGAGAGATATTTACTATGGGACCAGTCCAAATGCTGAAGTGGATTTTCTTTGTGCAAGAGATGGAGAAGGATGCTAATTGGCTGGTGTACAATCCTTTCACCAGCCAGGAACAGACTGAGAACACATGTCCCAGCCCATGAAAATAGATTCTCCCCTGTCCATCAGACCCTACTGATCAGATTCTGAGAGCTGAGCCGGATCAGCCATAGTCCCAGCCCACAGCAACTATCATCAGAGAAGATGATATCATGCCCTTAATACTGGTTTGGGGTGAAGTGACCATCACTCCTCCCTGCCTTTCTGTCCTTCAGGCCTGGAGAGTCCCTCCCATGCCCTGCGAGCAGATGCCCCCCCTCATGCCAGCTCTGCAGCCACCATCTGTGTTACACTGGCAGAGGGTCACCCATGTGACCGGCCCTTGGAGATCCTGCTATACCCCAGTGGTGAGAGACTGGGACACACAGTGGGCTGGCCCTGACCTGCTTAGGAATAACCTAAGCAGTTTTCAAGTATAGATTTCTGGGCCCCAGGACAGATGGACTGAATCATCTCAGTGAGGGTGGACCCTGTGGTTCAGGGAGGCTGCACCTTCAGGGTACTCTTAAGACAAGAGGACTGGACAGTTGAGGTCCAGGGACAGAGACTTCCCTGACAGAATTGTATCCCCTCTTCTCAGAGCCCCATCAGCCACACTTAATGCTGGAGGCTGGCAGCCTGAGTGCATCAGAATATGAGGCCCGGATGAGGGCCCGTCGAGATTTCCAGAGGCTGCAGCGAAGGAACAGTGATGGGGACCGGCAGGTATGGCCTCTGGCCTTCATGCAAACTGTAAGAAAGCATGAAGAGCAGGCAAACAGGTGCAACTTGGGATGGGTTGGGGGCTCTTCTCTCAGCAAAACCTCGTAGTGGCTCACCTCAACCCATCATGGGATATATGAGTATCATCACAGGAGGACCCACCCACATAAGTCTCTCTGGGATATGTCTCAGAGGATGGAGGCTAGGTCTGACATAGGCAGAGTACAGCATCTGCCTCTTCCCACTACAAAAAGGTGTCCCCTCTAGGTGAATCACAAAAAGTTCTCAGAGCCAGGTCCCACTGGCCTACCCTGGACAGAGCTGCACTAAAACCTGGCCCAGGTTGACTTGGGGCTCCTATGCTTAGGTGTGGTTCCTGCAGCGACGTTTCCACAAGGACATCTTGCTGAACCCAGTGCTGGTGCTGAGTTTCTGCCCGGATCTGAGCTCGAGGCCAGGACACCTGGGCACGGCTACCAGGGAGCTTCTCTTTCTGTTGGATGGCAGCTGCGCAACACACAAGGCCCGTGGGGATTGTGGGACAGCCCTAGGCTTGGGCGGGGCAATGGTCTGAGGTGGGCTGCGGGCAGCCTCTCAAGCCAGGAGTTGCCTTGTTGCATAAAACACCAACTTCCAAAGAGGAACCAGACAGAAACTCCTCAAGAAGACAGAGCCCTTAAGAGTGAGCCTTTCTCAACTCCCCCTGTTCCCTCCCCCAATCTCTCTTTCTTATACACAAATATTTGTCTCTCCCATATTTTAAGAACTTCTCTCCTATATAGTCACACTCTGAAACCTAATCATAGAGACCCGAGTTACATATACCTCCAAAGTCCCATACACAAATGTGTCTCACACACATTCAAAGGCTGCCTCATACTCCCAGGGTCCCATGGTCTCACACACTCAGGCCTCTTCTAGGTGATTTCATTCAGCCCTCATTTTAATCATGGCCTAGAGAAGACAAGTATTTTGGAGTCCCTTGTTTTCTGCCAATGCCTGAGGGCCTGCCTCATGCTGCCCTCTTTGGTCCTCTCCAGGATGCCATTGTTTTGGCTGTGAAGTCCCTCCCAACTCAGACACTTGTCAACCTGGCCATGTTTGGGACCTCGGTGCAGCCACTTTTCCCAGAGAGCCGGTCTTGCAGTGATGTGAGTGTGGTCCAGGGATTTGGGGGCCTCTTGGAGATTTTTTAGCCCAACCCAGCCCAGCCTCGCCTTCTCTCTCCAGGACACTGTGCAGCTGATCTGTGAAAGCATTGAGACCCTGCAGGCTGGGAGTGGTCCCTCAGATATACTGGCTGCACTGGACTGGGCCCTGGGGCAGCCCCAGCAGAAGGCCCACCCTCGACAGCTGTTCCTGCTCACTGCTGTCTCACCCATGGCTGTCACTACTCACCAAACCCTGGAGCTTATGAGGTGGCACAGAGGGGCAGCCAGGTATGGAGTGGGCAGAGCAGATGCCTAAGATTGGTCCCTCCACCCAAAGCCTCACAGCTGCTTCCCTTCCCTGTCAGGTGCTTCTCCTTTGCGCTGGGGCCTGATTGCTGCCAGCTGCTCCAGGGTCTGTCTGCTCTCAGCAGGGGCCAGGCTTACTTCCTGAGGCCTGGAGAGAGGCTGCAGCCCATGGTGAGTTTGAGCCTGGATCCTGTTCTATATTTTTACAAATCCTCCCAAGTTACACATCAAATCTGAAGTAACTCGGTCAGACCATGGGGTCTCTTGGTATCCTCACCAAGTCTTCTCCTTACTCTAATCTTTCCTCTCCTTGAGGAGATGCCAGCCAGGAGAAGAACTATGTGTTGGTACTGCTGTGGGATGCTGTGGAAGACCAAAGATATAGGGGCACAGCATCTGACTATCCCCCAAATCTTAACTCAGCTTTGTTCTGTATATGAGCCTATCCTCATGAAGTCTTGCTTCATCTACGTGGCCAAGATCAGGCCAAGAGACAGATCAAGCCCCGAGGACTGAGCACCGGTTCCCCTTGCTTGCTTCTACCCATATTCCTTCTCCTGACCCCAGACTCACCCTGTTCCCTATCAGCCCAGGGTTAGACAGAGGGCAGCAGGGTTTGGGAAAGGCAGCCTTCCTGTCTGGCTGTAACACTCTTTTCTCTCTGATGTCCTCTCTCTGGTCCCTCCCCACAGCTGGTGCAGGCTCTGCGGAAGGCACTGGAGCCTGCTTTGAGTGACATTTCTGTGGACTGGTTTGTGCCCGATGCCGTGGAGGCTCTCCTGACTCCCCGGGAAATCCCAGCTCTCTACCCTGGGGACCAACTGCTGGGTTACTGCTCACTCTTCAGGGTGGATGGCTTCCGGCCCCACCCTCCAGTGGTAGGCCTGGGATTGGTGTGGTAGGTGGGCCTGGGTGGCCGAAGTCCCAGCATCTCTTCAaatcccttctttcctttcctgtacCTTTCTCTGTCAAACTCCCCTACTGTTCCACTGATCCCACTGGGACCTTCTTGCCCACTTCATGAGGACTTCCACTGAGCTATTCTGTAAATTGTTGTCCTTAGTTTTCACCAGAGGTCACTAAAACACACAGTCACCAAACGACTCCAGCATTTGCTGTGAGGTTTATGTCAAAACTTGCTCACTATCTGTGTCTGATAGAAAGCACTATtcaggggctgggatgtagctcagtggtagagtgcttgcctagcatgcatgaggtcctgggtttgagtcccagcaccacaacaataaataaaatgaaaaaataaataaaaatccaccATCTAAATGCTCAGTGACAGATGAGCTCAGCAGAGGTGTAGTCTCAAATCCCAACTCTGCCACTTGCTAGCCATTTGAtttaggcaagtcacttaacctctttgaGCCCATTCCTTCTTACGTAAATGTTTTTCATAGGTACAATGCCTTTAGCAGGATACTTGACACATAGTAGGAATGTGAGGAagagtagggtttttttttttaaaacacaaaagtatCTCTTGCTCCAGAGCTAAACATGCTTCCTCTATTTTTGATTATAAGAGTGGTGTAAAacagtttttattgttgttgttccagggattgaacccccaggggcacttaaccactgagccacatccccagccctttcttatttttattttttgacagggtttccactaagttgcttagggccttactaagttgctgaggttggctctgtactcgagatcttcctgcctcggcctcccaagtcgctgggattataggcatgagccaccataccAGCTACAGTTAGCTTTTTTGCCTGGCTGCTAGGAAGCTCAGGTCTAACCTAAAGTTCAACTCTGCAGCAGTTCTATTAACCCTTATGGTTAATGTGCTTCCTCCTTCCTTAGTACTGGGCTTTCAAATCTTGCTGTGAACCATCTTAACTTCCTCTTGGAAAGAGGTAGTATATAGctacaatcatttttttttcccctcaatgcTATTCTCCCTAGGGCCAAGAGCCTGGCTGGCACAGCTTGGGTGGTTCTGTGTTCCCATCCCCAGAGGAGGCACCATCTGTTGCCAGCCCTGGCACTGAGCCCACTGGCACCTCAGAGCCACTGGAAACAGGCACTGTGTCAGCAGAGCTGTCCAGCCCATGGGCTGCTGGGGACTCAGAGCAGAGTGAGTATCCTAGTGTATGTATGGCTGTGTTGGAGAGGGCAATGGGAGAGGTCAGGACTGGAGCCCATTCTCTTGCCTCCAGCAGGTACTGATGCTCTGACAGACCCAGTCACAGATCCTGGACCCAATCCATCCAATGACACAGCCATATGGCGCCGCATCTTCCAGTCCTCATACATCCGGGAACAGTATGTGCTCACCCACTGCTCTGCCAGTCCCGAACCAGGCCCCGGCTCCACAGGCAGCAGCGAGTCCCCAGGctcccaaggccctgggtccccTGAGGGCTGTTTTCCCCTGGATCCTCCTTCTCAGCAGGGCTGCCGCAGCCTGGCCTGGGGAGAACCTATAGGCTCCCGTTCCTGCCCCCTGCCTGCACCCCCACAGTCTCCATTCAAGGTGAGCTCCAGCCCACATTCAACCACCATGTATCCAGCAAACATTTACCACCTGCTGTGCATCAGACATTGTGCAATGTTTATTAAGTCTAGACAGATAGATGATTAAATTTATAATGATGACACCACGCAACAACCTGTGATGGCTATAGGGGCTCCAGGTCAGGATGGCTAATTCTGTCAGAGGAGTCAGGAAAGTAAAATCCATGTCTGGAAGAATAAGTAGAAGAAATTAACTAGGCAAAGAAGGGACATAAACAAAAGCAGATAAGCAACAGCTTTAAGTGGGAAATAGGGAGTAGAGAGATGACAAGGAGCATGTAGCCTACTACTATGTATGTATGATGGCCAGGGATTCTGCAGTCCTTGACCAGTGGCCCCACATCTCACATGCAGGCAGGAGCCTTGAGCGCTGAGGTGCTGG comes from the Sciurus carolinensis chromosome 9, mSciCar1.2, whole genome shotgun sequence genome and includes:
- the Vwa5b2 gene encoding von Willebrand factor A domain-containing protein 5B2 isoform X5: MPGLYCPSSWTPLPLTDSWVRACANGPCLSLRARLTYRNPQPQPVDGVFVYPLAEAEVVSGFEAEAAGRRVSFQLQSRRRSQAACCRALGPGLGTSTPRRCAQGHLVLDLAQARSTLVLPTGLIAAAGTMTVTLCSSRELPSRPDGVLHVALPTVLTPLAPPGPPGPPRPPGLCDDRLGLCPTSCFGAGSPEEEGLAWEEPPAPPDVFSGPARCPAPYTFSFEMLVTGPCLLAGLESPSHALRADAPPHASSAATICVTLAEGHPCDRPLEILLYPSEPHQPHLMLEAGSLSASEYEARMRARRDFQRLQRRNSDGDRQVWFLQRRFHKDILLNPVLVLSFCPDLSSRPGHLGTATRELLFLLDGSCATHKDAIVLAVKSLPTQTLVNLAMFGTSVQPLFPESRSCSDDTVQLICESIETLQAGSGPSDILAALDWALGQPQQKAHPRQLFLLTAVSPMAVTTHQTLELMRWHRGAARCFSFALGPDCCQLLQGLSALSRGQAYFLRPGERLQPMLVQALRKALEPALSDISVDWFVPDAVEALLTPREIPALYPGDQLLGYCSLFRVDGFRPHPPVGQEPGWHSLGGSVFPSPEEAPSVASPGTEPTGTSEPLETGTVSAELSSPWAAGDSEQTGTDALTDPVTDPGPNPSNDTAIWRRIFQSSYIREQYVLTHCSASPEPGPGSTGSSESPGSQGPGSPEGCFPLDPPSQQGCRSLAWGEPIGSRSCPLPAPPQSPFKAGALSAEVLGRRHRVALAGRSLSSPPGRANPVPGRPRQPSLGAVPDGQGFESGQQLGQGLDDSGNLLSPAPMDWDMLMEPPFLFTAVPPNRQPTPPAVPLPPQAPRCHVVIRALCGEQPMCWEVGIGLETLWGPGDASQPPSVAVREAAWDQALHRLTAASVVRDNEQLALRGGAETTADRGHARRSWLRALQTSKVSSAPSCFTCPVAVDATTREVLPGVLQVRSSESAEPPGTYASQGNLDVTSLPTAAHPKVSLVGTWDLDQNDNSKSALGEPTTPTGGPHPLPHQPSSRLSLGRRRRLCSSKAGQANEGNSEGSDHDYLPLVRTREVEGSVTQSQGAVSAHFSPHLLSPQVRLQEAPGSFRLDAPFCAAVHIPQERLCRASPFAVHRASLSPTSASSPWALLGPGVGQGDSATASCSASPSSGSEGPGQVDSGRGSDTEASEGAEGLGGSDLRGRTWATAVALAWLEHRCAAAFSEWELTAAKADCWLRAQNLPDGLDLAALKAAARGLFLLLRHWDQNLQLHLLCYSPANV